The genomic region CGAGCAGCGCCGCGAAGAACCACACCGGAAGCCCGAAGACACCCGCGTCGCCCAGCATCGGCTGGAGGACGCCGGCGGTCCCGAGCGCGCCGAACGCACCCACGGTCATCAGGTCACCGTGTGCGAAGTTCGCGAAGTCGGCGATGCTGTACACGAGCGAGAGGCCGATGGCCCCCAGCACGATGATGCTGCTGTACACCACGCCGTTGACGACGTACTGGAACGGGTTGACACTTACCTGCAGGACGAGGCTCACGCTACCGACCCCCGTTGCAGTGTAGCCGACACCGAAGCCGTGTCCGTCACCATCTTAGCTGGTGATGTAGTCGCCGTAGTCGTACTCGTGGTCCGCGACACTGTAGACCTGGTAGAAGCCCGGCGGGTCGCCGTTCTCGTCGAGGTCGACAGGGCCACTGACTCCCTGGTAGTTCACGTCGCTCGGACTGCCACCGTCCTGGAGGATGGCGGCTGCCTCCTCGTAGGTGAACGCTTCCTGGCCCTCGGGACGGGTCACGTCGCGGACGACCTCCTCGATGGCCGGCCCGGTGAACTCGTCCGCTGCGGTGACCGCGATCGCCGCGACGGTGACCGCGTCGTACGCGTATGCGGACCAGACGGTCGGCGTCGTGTCGTACTCGCTCTCGAACTCCGAAACGAAGTTCTTGTAGTTCTCCTGGTCGGCCGGGGCGCTCTCGGTGATACCCTTCATGCCGTCGAGGCTGCCCTCGGGGGTGTTCCCGAGGATCTCCTCGGCGACGGTCGACTCTGCACCGAAGTAGTCGACCTGCTCGTTGTAGCCCTGGTCGAACGCGTTGTTGGCCATGACCGTGAACTCGTTCGCGTAGGTGAGGAACAGCCACGCGCTCGCGTCCGTGCCGGCCATCTCCGTCAGCAGGCTGCTGTAGGACGACTGGCCCTGGTCGTGGGGCTTGTTGTACGCGACCTCTCCGGGGAACGCCTCGGAGAAGACGCCCTGCAGACCCTGTCCGTAGTCGTTGTTGATCCACGTGACTGCGACCGAGTCGTGCCCCTCGTCGGCGACGAACTGCGCGAGCGCCTTCCCCTTGGCAGCGCCACTCGGGCTCATCCGGTTGAGGCCCGCGCGGGTCGTGAGCTCGGGGCTCGTGGAGTTCTGGCTGATCTGAACCACGTCGGTCCCCTGGACGACGCTGTCGTAGATCGCGATGGACACACCACTACCGACGGAGCCCAGGAGCAGCGGGACGCCGTCCTGGTTGACGAGCTTGGACGCCGCGTTCAGGCCCGCCTGGTTGGTACTCTCGTCGTCTTCGACTGTAATCTCGAGGGTGCCCTCACCGTTCGGGCCGACGCCGGCGTCGTTGATCTTCGAGAGTGCGAGTTCCTTTCCGCGCTTGTTACGCTTGCCGTACGGTGCCAGCGAGCCGGTGAGCGAGTCCACCATCCCGATGGTGTACGTGCTCATTCCACCGTCGCCGCCGGAGCCGCCGTCGCTGTCATCGCTGTCGCCGCCCCCGCCGCCGCCTCCGCCGCCTCCGCCGGAGCCGCCGTCGGTGTCACCGCCGCTGCTTTCGAAACAGCCAGCGCTGAGAGTTGCGATTGAGACGCCCGTTCCCGCCAGAATCTTTCTCCGCGACAATCTCCGGTTTCTATCTGATTGCATGACGAACTGTACCACGCTACCACGAGACGGTGGTTAAGGTCGCTGCCGACCATGGTCGGGAGTCATTTTCATTCATGATACAGGCCCTGTAACGTATGGTCGGGTGGTGATTTAGGGGGGTACTAACCCGAGTATCGTGCTATGATACCGCCTATCGCGTCCAACTTCGTCGCGGGTGAGTCACCTGCGGCCGCGATCGAACACGCCGAACAGACCTCGACACGGGACGTCGGTTGCATCCTGAACCTTCTCGGCGAACACTACGAGGAGCGCCCACCCGCGGATGCGGACGCGGACGAGTACATCGAGGTCGTCGAGGCCATCGCCGACAGCCCCGCAACGGCGTGCATCTCGGTCAAGCCCTCCCAGATCGGGCTCGACCTCGGCGACGACGTGTTCGCGGAGAACCTCGAACGCATCGTGACCGCCGCCACCGAGCACGACGTGTTCGTCTGGGTCGACATGGAGGACCACACGACCACGGACGCGACGCTCGACGCAGTCGAAGAGCTGGGACGTGCGACCGACGGGAACGTCGGCGTCTGCGTGCAGGCGAACCTCAAACGGACCCCCAACGACCTCGAACGGCTCGCAGCGGTCCCGGGGAAGGTCCGCCTCGTCAAGGGTGCCTACGACGAACCGAAGGAGGTCGCCTACAAGAAGAAGGCCCGCGTCGACGAGCAGTACCGCGAGCTGCTCGAATACATGTTCCAGGAGTTCGACGACGGCATCGCGGTCGGCAGCCACGACCCCGAGATGATCGCCCACGCCCGCGACCTGCACGCGGAGTACGGGACGCCGTACGAGGTCCAGATGCTCATGGGTGTCCGCGAGAGCGCACAGTTCGACCTCGCCAGCGAGGACGTTGAGGTCTGGCAGTACGTCCCCTACGGCGACAAGTGGTTCCAGTACTTCTACCGGCGGGTCCGCGAGCGCAAGTCGAACGCGCTGTTCGCGCTGCGCGCCGTCCTGACCGGGTAGGAGCGTTCGGGCGGGACCGACGAGTCCCGGCAGTCGATGGGTCCGCGATTTCTCTAACCGTATCGCTCAGGAGGGGCAGTCGTTGTAGCCGATTCCCGAGACCTGGAGTTGTCTCGCCTGTGTGCGTCGTCCAGTGATTCTGACACAGGAATCGCCGTCGGCGGCGAAGAGGGAGATGTCCTGTCTCGCGTTCTGGCCCCCGGTCGTCAGTGTTATCGTGTAGTCTCCCGGTTCCGCGACTGGGTGGTCGAGTGCGACGGCAGCGTTCCCTGCAACCGGCTGTGCCGTTTCGAACACCGTCTCCCCGGCAGTGTCCACGACTGCCACGTCGAAGACGACCTCCTCGTCCGACAGGTTCTCCAGTTCGAGCACCGCTATCGTCAGCGCCTCCCCCCCGGATTCGCGGGAGCTACAGCCAGCAACAGTCGTGAGGAGGGCTGGCACCGAGAACGCGAGGAAGCGACGACGCTTCATACGTCGCACGCAGCGACGCGCTACTGATTACCTTTTATACTCGCCGAAGGGCGACCGGTTTCGGCACGATCTGGCTCCAGCTACCGCTCCTTCGTGTAGTGACAAAAGCACCGGTGAGCGCGTGGGCCCACCGACTCGCTCAGTTCGATTCGGGGTCGAGCAGTTTCGATTCTGCCTTCCGCAGGTGTTCGAGCAGCGTGGTCTTCGAGACCTCGAGCTCCGAGGCGAGTTCGCGGGTCGAGACGCCGCGGGGCCACTGGTAGTAGCCGCGCTCGCGGGCGTGCTCGAACACTTCACGCTGGGTGTCCGTCAGCGAGTCCATCCGCCAGCGTTTGTCGTTCAGCGGCGTGTCGAAGGAGGTGATGCTCGCCACCTCGATATCCGCGCCCGCTTCCTCACGGACGGCGTCGAGTTCGGGTTCGACCTGGTCGCGGGTTCCCGAGAACACCACCTGCCAGGACTCTCGCCCGTCCTCGATGCGACACGGGGCGTTGTGGACGAACCCGTGCGAGAGCAGTGTCGGACACACCATATCACCCGGGTCGTAGTCCAGGAAGAACTCGCGGGCGACGTTCCCCGGTGTCGTCGATTGCCCGGCGTAGTCGAAGCGTTCCTGTAACTCCTTGACCTCCCCTGTCAATCTGGAGTCCTGGATGATCGCGAGCAGGTCCTCCACCTCGCCTGTCGTCTCCCCATACGCGGTGAACAGTCCGCGGACGGTCTGGTCGACCGACCCATCCGGGCCGTCGTAGATGGCGTGTGCGATGACGCCACCGTCCACATCTTCCGTCGATTCACATGCCCAGCAGTTCGGGTGCCACAGGTCGAGCGTCAGCCGCGTTCCCATAAACCGCCCACCCTCGTTCGTCTGCGATGCGCCTGTCATGGGGGAGTAACTTGCGTCAAGCTATATGAAGCTAGTGCCAACAATTCCCATACTTTAATAAACAAGCTGTCAGGACTTCTCTCCGATACGTTCACCGCCGCTTGCCCCGCCTCAGAGCGATTCCCAGGTCCGCGGCGAGTGGTTCAGGCGCTCGCAGCCGTCGTCGGTGACGACCACGAGGTCCTCGATACGGACGCCGAACCGTCCGTCGAGGTAGATGCCGGGCTCGACCGAGAACACCATCCCGGGTTCGAGCACCTGGTCGTTCCCCTCGACGATGTACGGTGGCTCGTGGACCTCGAGGCCCACACCGTGGCCGGTCCGGTGGATGAACTCGTCGCCGTAGCCAGCGTCCTCGATGACACGCCGGGTGGCCCGGTCGACTGCCTGTGCCTCGACCCCGGGCTCGACGGCGGCGACGCCGGCTTCCAGTGCCTCCAGGACGACCCGGTGGACCTCCTCGAACCCTTCGGGTGGGTCCCCCGCGAACACCACGGTCCGGGTCTGGTCACCGGGATAATGGTCGACGAACGCCCCGAAGTCGAGGACCACGGGGTCACCGCGCTGGATCTCCCTGTCGCCGTGGCTGTGGTGCGGTTTCGCCCCGTTGGGGCCCGAGCCGACGATGACGTCGAAGGC from Haloarchaeobius sp. HME9146 harbors:
- a CDS encoding ABC transporter substrate-binding protein; the encoded protein is MSRRKILAGTGVSIATLSAGCFESSGGDTDGGSGGGGGGGGGGGDSDDSDGGSGGDGGMSTYTIGMVDSLTGSLAPYGKRNKRGKELALSKINDAGVGPNGEGTLEITVEDDESTNQAGLNAASKLVNQDGVPLLLGSVGSGVSIAIYDSVVQGTDVVQISQNSTSPELTTRAGLNRMSPSGAAKGKALAQFVADEGHDSVAVTWINNDYGQGLQGVFSEAFPGEVAYNKPHDQGQSSYSSLLTEMAGTDASAWLFLTYANEFTVMANNAFDQGYNEQVDYFGAESTVAEEILGNTPEGSLDGMKGITESAPADQENYKNFVSEFESEYDTTPTVWSAYAYDAVTVAAIAVTAADEFTGPAIEEVVRDVTRPEGQEAFTYEEAAAILQDGGSPSDVNYQGVSGPVDLDENGDPPGFYQVYSVADHEYDYGDYITS
- a CDS encoding proline dehydrogenase family protein, which gives rise to MIPPIASNFVAGESPAAAIEHAEQTSTRDVGCILNLLGEHYEERPPADADADEYIEVVEAIADSPATACISVKPSQIGLDLGDDVFAENLERIVTAATEHDVFVWVDMEDHTTTDATLDAVEELGRATDGNVGVCVQANLKRTPNDLERLAAVPGKVRLVKGAYDEPKEVAYKKKARVDEQYRELLEYMFQEFDDGIAVGSHDPEMIAHARDLHAEYGTPYEVQMLMGVRESAQFDLASEDVEVWQYVPYGDKWFQYFYRRVRERKSNALFALRAVLTG
- a CDS encoding helix-turn-helix domain-containing protein, which encodes MTGASQTNEGGRFMGTRLTLDLWHPNCWACESTEDVDGGVIAHAIYDGPDGSVDQTVRGLFTAYGETTGEVEDLLAIIQDSRLTGEVKELQERFDYAGQSTTPGNVAREFFLDYDPGDMVCPTLLSHGFVHNAPCRIEDGRESWQVVFSGTRDQVEPELDAVREEAGADIEVASITSFDTPLNDKRWRMDSLTDTQREVFEHARERGYYQWPRGVSTRELASELEVSKTTLLEHLRKAESKLLDPESN